Proteins from one Candidatus Cloacimonadota bacterium genomic window:
- a CDS encoding HypC/HybG/HupF family hydrogenase formation chaperone gives MCLAVPYRIISKDGNKAIADVFGMKKEIDIRIIEDVEIDEYVLVHAGFAIQRVSQEDAKETLELLTELCEAEE, from the coding sequence ATGTGTTTAGCTGTACCATATAGAATTATTTCAAAAGATGGAAATAAGGCGATTGCTGATGTCTTCGGTATGAAGAAAGAGATTGATATACGCATTATCGAAGATGTGGAAATCGATGAGTATGTACTTGTTCATGCAGGTTTTGCTATTCAGAGGGTAAGCCAGGAGGATGCGAAAGAAACATTGGAATTGTTAACTGAATTGTGCGAAGCTGAAGAGTGA